From a single Xiphophorus maculatus strain JP 163 A chromosome 5, X_maculatus-5.0-male, whole genome shotgun sequence genomic region:
- the LOC102219091 gene encoding trypsin-like, whose translation MAAMTVLLVLLWLGVTTSSKIDLQKRVIGGERCRQDERRYHVLLVIEDRNTRGFCGGSLLRNGWILTAAHCWKSGQTVEAYLGLHMDIVAPIRIPLGIFEKPKVYKVGFWFFGKQHDLMLLKLPDTATIPHGVTTIELPDCSDQPQIDDEMQIAGQASTFGDYFTTRQPGYSPVLQCANINKVSCNRFRQQLAPNSWHIHQHWFCGQTPGVDLCLGDSGGGVEYKGRIYGVNSFVGDKNYPCRAPAAFMDLCHQDYLSWIENTIGPAPNPGYDV comes from the exons ATGGCTGCCATGacggttctcctggttctgctgtGGCTCG GTGTCACGACAAGTTCAAAGATTGATCTGCAAAAGAGAGTCATCGGGGGTGAACGATGCAGGCAGGATGAGCGCCGGTATCATGTTCTCTTAGTGATAGAAGACCGTAACACCAGAGGTTTTTGTGGAGGCTCTCTACTGCGTAACGGCTGGATCCTGACTGCAGCTCACTGCTGGAAAAGTGGACA GACTGTTGAGGCATATTTAGGATTGCACATGGATATCGTTGCACCAATACGCATACCACTGGGTATCTTTGAAAAACCTAAAGTTTATAAAGTCGGATTCTGGTTTTTTGGAAAGCAACATGACTTGATGCTGCTGAAGCTCCCTGACACGGCAACGATTCCACATGGAGTGACAACTATTGAACTTCCTGACTGCTCAGACCAGCCTCAGAT AGACGATGAGATGCAGATTGCAGGTCAAGCTTCGACTTTTGGAGACTATTTTACCACCAGAC aaccTGGCTATAGCCCAGTTCTTCAGTGTGCGAATATTAATAAGGTTAGCTGTAATCGGTTCAGACAACAACTTGCCCCGAACTCGTGGCACATTCACCAACATTGGTTCTGTGGCCAAACTCCAGGAGTGGATCTGTGCTTG GGCGACTCTGGTGGAGGAGTTGAGTACAAAGGCAGGATTTATGGTGTCAATTCTTTCGTTGGAGATAAAAATTATCCATGCAGGGCACCAGCAGCATTCATGGACCTCTGCCATCAAGACTATCTGAGCTGGATTGAAAATACTATTGGACCAGCTCCAAACCCAGGATATGATGTCtaa